A window of the Bos indicus x Bos taurus breed Angus x Brahman F1 hybrid chromosome X, Bos_hybrid_MaternalHap_v2.0, whole genome shotgun sequence genome harbors these coding sequences:
- the LOC113887795 gene encoding EKC/KEOPS complex subunit LAGE3-like, with product MQASGSGAGGAEGEGPGRSGYRAPLRRRGGPGRERALMEAARARPRGERAPDAPGPGGDVAPVAVRPRRGEVVLTLRVPFQSPLEVYLARRSLLPDIQRHQGIIRKEFLVNGSDLIVRWTADDLAFIRLSINPFLDQLFVVIDNIRSLATPPPQSLG from the exons ATGCAGGCATCGGGTAGTGGCGCTGGTGGTGCTGAAGGTGAGGGCCCGGGCCGCAGTGGTTACCGGGCCCCATTACGCCGCCGGGGTGGGCCTGGCAGAGAAAGAGCGCTGATGGAAGCTGCTAGAGCTCGTCCCCGGGGTGAGCGGGCACCAGATGCCCCAGGACCTGGTGGAGATGTAGCACCTGTGGCTGTAAGGCCTAGACGTGGAGAGGTGGTGCT CACACTCAGAGTGCCTTTCCAATCCCCACTGGAGGTATACTTGGCTCGCAGATCTCTGCTCCCAGATATCCAACGCCACCAAGGAATTATTCGAAAGGAATTTTTAGTGAATGGCAGTGACCTGATTGT TAGATGGACTGCTGACGACCTTGCTTTCATCCGACTTTCCATCAACCCGTTCCTCGATCAGCTTTTCGTGGTGATTGATAACATTCGGAGCCTTGCGACCCCACCTCCCCAAAGCCTAGGCTGA